Proteins encoded together in one Lutra lutra chromosome 4, mLutLut1.2, whole genome shotgun sequence window:
- the LOC125099156 gene encoding LOW QUALITY PROTEIN: 60S ribosomal protein L36-like (The sequence of the model RefSeq protein was modified relative to this genomic sequence to represent the inferred CDS: inserted 1 base in 1 codon; substituted 1 base at 1 genomic stop codon) — MILKSSSEKGTASTVGSIKKQQPWLSCYTTVNLGLSKGHKVTKNMSRPRHSLPCGHFPKHTKFLQGMIREVCGFTSYECCGMELLRVSKDKRVLXFIKKRXAKRKRGELSNLLGAVRKVAAKKD, encoded by the exons GGAACCGCTTCTACTGTGGGATCGATTAAGAAGCAGCAGCCATGGCTCAGTTGCTATACAACTGTGAACTTGGGACTCAGCAAGGGCCACAAGGTGACTAAGAACATGAGCAGGCCAAGACACAGCCTCCCCTGTGGGCACTTCCCTAAGCACACCAAGTTCCTGCAGGGCATGATCCGAGAGGTGTGTGGCTTCACCTCATATGAGTGTTGTGGCATGGAGCTTCTCAGGGTCTCCAAGGACAAGCGTGTCCTCTAGTTCATCAAGAAAA GTgccaagaggaagagaggggagctGAGCAACCTACTGGGAGCCGTGAGGAAAGTGGCAGCCAAAAAAGATTGA